The Saprospiraceae bacterium genome includes a window with the following:
- a CDS encoding BPTI/Kunitz domain-containing protein — translation MYYLISKIAISIAIIISLSGCCKEQQHKDCSLLPDPGPCKALFKKYYYDQNEKKCKQFNWGGCDGVVPFETLEDCQKKCSCGN, via the coding sequence ATGTATTATTTAATTTCCAAAATTGCTATTTCCATTGCTATTATAATTAGTCTCTCAGGTTGTTGCAAAGAACAACAACATAAAGATTGCAGTCTCCTGCCCGACCCAGGACCCTGCAAAGCATTATTTAAAAAATACTATTACGACCAAAATGAGAAAAAATGCAAACAATTCAATTGGGGTGGTTGTGATGGAGTAGTACCTTTTGAAACCCTTGAAGACTGTCAGAAGAAATGTTCTTGTGGAAATTAA
- a CDS encoding cystathionine gamma-synthase family protein, with the protein MKEVNNHQFSPESLMMSYGYKPEWSEGAIKCPIFQTSTFVFRNAEEGKAFFELAYGLREPDEHEKPGLIYSRLNNPDLEILENRLCLWDGAEACAVFESGMSAITTVLLEFLKPGDLLLYSMPVYGGTDHFINTFLPKIGIDAIGFRPDMNADDISKLLASTCKADKLAMIYTETPANPTNSIVDIEMLVQLAKVHSTTDQNILVAVDNTYMGPLWQHPLKHGADIVMYSATKYIGGHSDVIAGAVLGNAEIIKRVKTLRTFLGNMASPNTGWLLMRSLETLKVRMQKQVKNAKKVAQFLASHPKVEKVYYLGLIHEQSPNYEVYKKQYKSSGAMLSFDIKGGEKEAFLFLNNLKLIQLAVSLGSTESLAEHPASMTHAGIAEPHRKEIGITDKLIRLSVGVENHNDLIWDIGQALELV; encoded by the coding sequence ATGAAAGAGGTAAATAATCATCAGTTTAGCCCTGAATCACTTATGATGTCTTATGGCTATAAACCTGAATGGTCCGAAGGAGCAATAAAGTGTCCCATTTTTCAAACATCGACATTTGTATTCAGAAATGCGGAAGAAGGCAAGGCTTTTTTTGAGCTGGCTTACGGACTGCGCGAACCCGATGAGCATGAAAAACCCGGGCTTATCTACTCCAGGCTCAACAACCCTGATCTCGAGATCCTTGAAAACAGGTTATGTCTCTGGGACGGCGCAGAAGCATGCGCTGTATTTGAAAGCGGAATGTCCGCCATCACGACAGTCCTTCTCGAATTTTTAAAGCCAGGTGACCTTTTATTGTATAGTATGCCGGTATATGGTGGTACTGATCATTTTATCAATACTTTTTTACCGAAAATCGGTATTGATGCCATAGGTTTCCGACCTGATATGAATGCAGATGATATCAGCAAATTATTGGCTTCAACATGTAAGGCTGATAAACTGGCCATGATTTATACCGAAACACCTGCAAATCCTACCAATAGCATAGTGGATATTGAAATGCTGGTACAGCTTGCCAAAGTACACTCTACAACTGATCAAAATATCCTTGTCGCTGTAGACAATACTTACATGGGACCACTCTGGCAACATCCCTTAAAACATGGAGCGGATATAGTGATGTATTCCGCAACAAAGTATATTGGCGGACATAGTGACGTCATCGCCGGCGCGGTACTTGGCAATGCAGAAATCATAAAGCGGGTAAAGACTCTACGCACATTCCTGGGTAATATGGCCAGTCCCAACACCGGTTGGTTGCTGATGCGCAGTCTTGAAACACTCAAGGTAAGGATGCAAAAGCAGGTTAAAAACGCCAAAAAAGTAGCTCAATTTCTGGCATCTCATCCTAAGGTGGAAAAAGTGTATTACCTTGGACTGATCCACGAACAATCACCCAATTATGAAGTCTATAAAAAGCAGTATAAATCCTCAGGGGCCATGCTGTCCTTTGATATCAAAGGCGGTGAAAAGGAAGCTTTTCTGTTTCTGAACAATCTGAAGCTCATCCAACTCGCTGTTTCACTCGGAAGTACAGAAAGCCTTGCAGAACATCCTGCATCTATGACGCATGCCGGGATTGCAGAGCCTCACAGGAAAGAAATAGGAATCACTGATAAACTGATAAGGCTTTCTGTAGGTGTAGAAAATCATAATGACCTGATTTGGGATATTGGACAGGCGTTGGAGTTGGTGTAA
- a CDS encoding HNH endonuclease has protein sequence MINIERTMPAQPSLAKQSFVGVKEALINMQANKCYLCERNAPDTSQIEHFIPTNNGGVELQFVWENLFLACDHCNSVKNNVSDKKKPTLDILDCTDFSTIISDVINFYCEGKPREKVIITPAIDEPSQSILDTVFLLDNIFNYQSESLAFDAKALTDEVIIEMKHLLDLLHEYDFGSHSSTKKERILLDIKDTLSVESPYTAFKIWYIKRNYVGTEFMELLPSFLKN, from the coding sequence ATGATCAATATAGAAAGAACTATGCCTGCACAGCCTTCTCTTGCTAAGCAATCTTTTGTTGGAGTAAAAGAAGCTTTGATAAATATGCAAGCCAATAAATGCTATCTGTGCGAGAGAAATGCGCCAGATACATCACAAATTGAGCATTTTATACCAACAAATAATGGTGGAGTGGAACTACAGTTTGTTTGGGAAAATCTTTTTTTAGCTTGTGATCATTGTAATTCTGTCAAAAATAATGTGTCAGATAAGAAGAAACCTACCTTAGATATATTGGATTGTACAGATTTTTCCACTATTATTTCAGACGTAATCAATTTTTACTGCGAAGGCAAGCCAAGAGAAAAAGTCATCATCACACCAGCTATCGATGAGCCAAGTCAAAGTATTTTGGATACTGTTTTCTTACTTGACAATATTTTCAATTACCAAAGTGAATCCTTGGCATTTGATGCAAAAGCACTGACCGATGAAGTTATAATTGAAATGAAACACTTATTGGATTTGTTACATGAATATGATTTTGGAAGTCATTCTAGCACAAAAAAAGAAAGAATCCTATTGGATATCAAAGATACATTATCCGTAGAATCCCCATATACAGCCTTCAAAATATGGTATATAAAGCGTAATTATGTTGGAACCGAGTTTATGGAGCTATTGCCATCTTTCTTAAAAAACTAA
- a CDS encoding OmpA family protein — MKSGSTSSLLKMAAPFLMSIIGNQIKGKGLSALTDLLGGQKSFVNAALPSGLGSLLNFADFGSAPKVNTNINTSVPSSGGNNWLKWLLPVLLGAAVLYWLSTKGCGKKAVDATTDAIEAVDSTANQAMDAAGAAADSLGAAVSKLFSYKLSSGFELVGAAADGIESKLISAIEAAGPIADKNDPTAWFNFDRLLFDTGKATLQASSQEQLKNIAEVLKAFSKVKLKVGGYTDNVGDSKSNLRLSTDRAFNVVAELEKLGVEKGRLAPEGYGDKFPVGDNTTEEGRQQNRRIAVRITEK, encoded by the coding sequence ATGAAGAGTGGTTCTACTTCTTCATTACTCAAAATGGCTGCACCATTTTTGATGAGCATCATTGGAAATCAAATCAAAGGGAAAGGATTATCCGCTTTGACTGACTTATTAGGAGGTCAAAAAAGTTTTGTGAATGCTGCTCTTCCATCAGGCTTAGGTAGTCTGCTCAATTTTGCTGATTTTGGTTCTGCTCCAAAAGTGAATACTAATATCAACACAAGCGTACCTTCGTCAGGTGGCAATAACTGGCTGAAATGGTTGCTTCCTGTACTTTTGGGTGCTGCAGTACTTTACTGGCTGAGCACAAAAGGATGTGGTAAAAAAGCTGTTGATGCTACCACAGATGCTATTGAAGCTGTTGACTCAACTGCAAATCAAGCCATGGATGCCGCAGGTGCTGCTGCTGATTCGCTTGGAGCAGCAGTCAGTAAACTTTTCTCTTACAAATTATCATCCGGATTCGAGCTTGTAGGAGCTGCTGCTGATGGTATAGAGAGCAAACTGATTTCAGCTATCGAAGCTGCAGGACCGATCGCTGATAAAAATGATCCAACAGCTTGGTTCAATTTTGACAGACTTCTTTTTGATACAGGTAAAGCTACTTTACAGGCTTCCAGTCAGGAGCAATTAAAAAATATAGCTGAAGTACTTAAAGCTTTCTCTAAGGTAAAACTTAAAGTAGGAGGATATACTGACAATGTGGGAGATTCAAAATCCAATCTGAGACTTTCTACAGACAGAGCATTTAATGTTGTGGCAGAACTTGAAAAGCTTGGTGTTGAAAAAGGACGTTTGGCTCCTGAAGGATATGGTGATAAATTCCCTGTAGGAGATAATACTACCGAAGAAGGACGTCAGCAAAACAGAAGAATTGCAGTAAGAATCACTGAAAAGTAA
- a CDS encoding GH3 auxin-responsive promoter family protein, whose amino-acid sequence MIYGFFNTLIKGYLKFRKYRIESMYKNPFELQDDVFLKLLEQLHQTSYGRLYKSEEIKNYKQYAQRIPVVKYEDLFPRIQRMMQGESNVLWPGTVKWYAKSSGTTNDRSKFIPITEENLFENHVAASWDAMAVLYDKKPDARIFDGKNLIMGGSLHHVNDELITGDVSAILLSRMPAIGRPFYTPDFDTALLPDWEEKIEKMVQICVKEDVVMFAGVPTWTIVLFKKMLEVTGKSNIHEIWPNAKTYFHGGVGFDPYIDQFKKFLPSPDMEYYEVYNASEGYFAVQDRKHKKGMLLLLDNSIFYEFIAAENIDHPYPPVLTLRDIEVDKDYCIVITTSSGLWRYIPGDLIRFVTVQPYRILVSGRTKHFINVFGEELMVHNTDEALKKTCDLTYSTIAEYTVAPIYMEDNNKGGHEWLIEFEQKPVNLENFEKILDDNLRSLNSDYDAKRYKDMALMPLKIKVAPKDTFHNWLKSKGKLGGQSKIPRLSNQRKILDELLATC is encoded by the coding sequence ATGATTTATGGATTTTTCAATACTCTGATCAAAGGCTACCTGAAATTCAGAAAGTACCGCATTGAATCCATGTATAAAAATCCTTTTGAACTACAGGACGATGTATTTCTCAAACTTCTGGAACAATTGCATCAGACTTCTTACGGAAGATTGTACAAAAGTGAAGAAATAAAAAATTACAAACAATATGCACAAAGAATTCCTGTAGTAAAGTATGAAGACCTATTTCCTCGTATACAAAGGATGATGCAGGGTGAAAGTAATGTACTTTGGCCAGGCACCGTAAAGTGGTATGCCAAATCATCAGGAACAACCAACGACCGAAGCAAATTTATCCCCATCACAGAAGAAAATCTTTTTGAAAATCATGTAGCTGCAAGTTGGGATGCAATGGCAGTGCTATATGACAAGAAGCCTGATGCGCGCATATTTGACGGAAAAAACCTGATCATGGGTGGATCGTTGCACCACGTAAATGATGAACTCATTACGGGAGATGTGTCAGCTATCTTACTTTCGAGGATGCCGGCTATAGGAAGACCATTTTACACTCCTGACTTCGATACAGCATTACTACCGGATTGGGAAGAAAAGATTGAGAAGATGGTCCAAATTTGTGTGAAAGAAGATGTAGTAATGTTCGCGGGGGTACCTACATGGACCATTGTTCTGTTCAAAAAGATGCTTGAAGTCACAGGAAAATCTAATATACATGAAATATGGCCAAATGCAAAAACATATTTTCATGGTGGTGTAGGTTTTGATCCTTATATTGATCAATTCAAAAAATTTCTCCCTTCTCCGGATATGGAGTATTACGAAGTGTACAATGCTTCAGAAGGTTACTTTGCCGTTCAGGACAGAAAACATAAAAAAGGTATGTTATTGTTGCTGGATAATTCTATTTTTTACGAGTTTATAGCCGCTGAAAACATCGATCATCCGTATCCGCCGGTATTAACACTGAGAGACATAGAAGTCGATAAGGATTATTGTATTGTCATTACTACATCGTCCGGACTTTGGAGATATATACCAGGTGACCTGATCAGGTTTGTTACAGTACAGCCATATAGAATTTTAGTAAGTGGCCGTACTAAACATTTCATCAACGTATTTGGTGAGGAATTGATGGTGCACAATACAGACGAGGCGTTAAAAAAGACATGTGATCTGACATATTCAACTATTGCAGAATATACTGTGGCACCTATCTATATGGAAGACAATAATAAAGGAGGACATGAATGGCTTATTGAGTTTGAACAAAAACCGGTCAATCTTGAAAATTTTGAAAAAATACTGGATGACAATCTAAGGTCTTTAAACTCAGATTACGACGCCAAAAGATACAAAGATATGGCATTAATGCCACTGAAAATAAAGGTTGCTCCTAAAGATACTTTCCATAACTGGTTAAAATCAAAAGGGAAATTAGGTGGTCAGTCAAAAATTCCAAGACTTTCAAATCAACGAAAAATATTAGATGAATTGCTTGCGACCTGTTAG
- a CDS encoding PH domain-containing protein, which yields MMKKNEYDFSIPTRQSYIAIVMILFKTVNVVVRQIFPAILVILVGGSKNKGQYIIWALVVGSVISMIYSIINFFRTYFIIQNNEIILHTGVFTKKKISVPFERIQTINFEQNIIHQFFSVLRIKLDTAGSEKNEFEFHAIEADKAYALREMIMSQKKVAVLSESPLNSIDKSQTAQENYKLIMGILPLQLLKVGLTENHIKSGGLILLFFFWIYQNLQEVGVDVDEYSDEIPEWEVGFYVVLALMTFFLVVSVLISLVRTLISHYDLKLLRSATGFKIESGLFTKKEVSALDHKIQHISWSDNLLKRWMGFKDLALNQASSNEVNSKSNIKIPGCSVQHIRQVTETLFGQKDFENDITLHSIDKRYFLRFAVMTFLLLSLVCTGLIIASQYDKIIVAVLLYLYFCATRYMNYKKLQFGTNDDMIYIRGGVFGDKAEVMPMFKIQSVEMHQSPYQTRNRLASVTLHTASGKLRIPYIGHNTCIELMDLLLYKSESDKRKWM from the coding sequence ATGATGAAGAAAAATGAATATGATTTTTCTATCCCTACAAGACAGTCATACATCGCCATCGTGATGATATTGTTTAAGACAGTCAATGTAGTGGTACGCCAAATATTTCCGGCAATACTAGTGATTCTGGTAGGTGGTTCAAAAAATAAAGGTCAGTATATTATTTGGGCTTTAGTGGTTGGATCTGTGATTTCAATGATATACTCCATTATCAACTTTTTCAGGACGTATTTTATCATCCAAAACAATGAAATCATCCTGCATACAGGAGTCTTTACCAAGAAAAAAATATCTGTACCCTTTGAAAGAATCCAGACCATCAATTTTGAACAGAATATCATCCATCAGTTTTTTTCAGTCCTGAGAATAAAACTTGATACGGCAGGCTCAGAAAAAAACGAGTTTGAATTTCATGCCATAGAAGCGGACAAAGCTTATGCACTGCGTGAAATGATCATGTCGCAAAAGAAAGTGGCGGTGCTTTCTGAATCTCCGTTAAATTCAATAGATAAGTCGCAAACTGCACAGGAAAACTATAAACTTATCATGGGTATTCTACCATTGCAGCTCCTGAAAGTAGGTCTTACTGAAAATCACATTAAGTCAGGCGGTTTGATTTTGTTGTTTTTCTTTTGGATATATCAAAATCTGCAAGAAGTCGGAGTAGATGTAGATGAATATTCAGATGAGATACCGGAATGGGAAGTTGGTTTTTATGTTGTATTGGCGTTGATGACTTTTTTCCTTGTAGTTTCCGTCCTGATCTCCCTTGTCAGAACATTGATCAGCCATTATGATTTAAAATTACTCCGATCTGCCACAGGATTCAAAATTGAAAGTGGCCTGTTTACCAAAAAGGAAGTATCTGCTCTCGATCACAAAATTCAGCACATCTCATGGTCTGACAATTTACTGAAGCGATGGATGGGATTTAAAGACCTGGCGCTAAATCAGGCTTCCAGCAATGAAGTCAATTCTAAGAGCAATATTAAAATCCCGGGATGCAGTGTACAACATATCAGACAGGTGACAGAAACATTGTTTGGTCAAAAGGATTTTGAAAATGATATTACGCTGCACAGTATTGATAAAAGATACTTTCTGAGGTTTGCAGTAATGACGTTCTTGTTGCTATCTTTGGTGTGTACCGGACTCATTATTGCCAGCCAGTATGACAAGATAATAGTGGCAGTTTTGCTGTATCTTTATTTTTGTGCCACGAGATATATGAATTATAAAAAACTACAATTCGGAACCAATGACGATATGATTTATATCCGCGGTGGGGTCTTTGGCGATAAAGCTGAAGTGATGCCTATGTTCAAGATTCAATCTGTGGAAATGCACCAGAGTCCATACCAAACAAGAAATCGACTAGCTTCTGTCACACTACATACTGCATCAGGTAAGCTTAGAATTCCATATATAGGTCATAATACCTGCATCGAACTTATGGATTTACTACTATATAAATCCGAATCGGACAAAAGGAAATGGATGTAA
- a CDS encoding PH domain-containing protein yields MQFQNPQLASETMPSIEHISYEKLDPAYKKVNVYITLFFCLIILLVYLGVEFAVPELYQFPWILLFSVLWSVLTGLFCVLAIKSYDYEGYAIREKDILYKSGIFFRSVLVIPFNRVQHCETEQGPIERWFGLTQLSLFTAGGSGSDLSIPGLTQEKANALKNFITQKVAKSDDEEK; encoded by the coding sequence ATGCAATTTCAAAACCCGCAATTAGCTTCCGAGACTATGCCTTCTATAGAGCATATTTCATATGAAAAACTTGATCCTGCATACAAAAAAGTCAATGTATATATCACCTTGTTTTTCTGCCTGATTATTTTATTGGTGTATCTGGGAGTTGAATTTGCAGTGCCAGAACTTTATCAGTTTCCCTGGATACTGCTGTTCAGTGTACTTTGGTCCGTACTGACAGGCTTATTTTGTGTACTAGCCATAAAATCATATGACTATGAAGGATATGCCATCAGAGAAAAAGACATCCTTTACAAATCAGGGATTTTCTTTCGTTCCGTGCTTGTCATACCATTTAACAGGGTGCAGCATTGCGAGACAGAACAAGGTCCTATAGAGCGATGGTTTGGGTTGACACAATTGTCATTGTTTACTGCGGGAGGCAGCGGAAGCGACCTTAGTATACCAGGCCTGACCCAGGAGAAGGCCAATGCATTAAAAAACTTTATCACCCAAAAAGTGGCAAAAAGCGATGATGAAGAAAAATGA
- a CDS encoding Lrp/AsnC family transcriptional regulator, whose product MTDTYDIAILREVQQNAKITVKELSEKVNLSPTPVFERLKKLEKEGYISGYHARLNPKMLNLNLTVMCYVSLRYHQKEMIEIFIREIVRFSEVRECFHIAGMYDFLLRVMVPDMEVYQHFVTHKLASLENIGNVQSAFVMSEIKSEVGIQI is encoded by the coding sequence ATGACAGACACGTATGATATCGCTATACTCAGAGAGGTGCAGCAAAATGCCAAAATCACAGTAAAAGAATTGAGTGAAAAAGTCAATCTGAGTCCTACGCCCGTATTCGAAAGACTAAAAAAACTTGAAAAAGAAGGGTATATTTCTGGCTATCATGCCAGGTTAAATCCGAAAATGCTGAATTTAAACCTGACAGTGATGTGTTATGTATCCCTGCGATACCACCAAAAGGAAATGATTGAAATTTTTATTCGCGAGATCGTCCGCTTTTCGGAAGTCAGAGAATGTTTTCACATCGCCGGAATGTATGATTTCCTGCTACGAGTGATGGTGCCGGACATGGAAGTTTATCAGCATTTTGTCACCCACAAACTGGCATCCCTTGAAAATATCGGCAATGTCCAGAGTGCCTTTGTGATGTCTGAAATAAAATCTGAAGTAGGTATTCAAATCTGA
- a CDS encoding DUF937 domain-containing protein has protein sequence MSINLLDLVKDQVSGHLAKQASSFLGESESSVTSALGGIMPALLGSAIQKSSTASGAQGLMDIIGKLDLGSLGNIAGFSVVELPM, from the coding sequence ATGTCAATCAACTTATTAGACTTAGTAAAAGATCAGGTATCTGGTCACTTAGCAAAACAAGCAAGTTCTTTTCTGGGTGAGTCAGAATCTTCAGTAACATCAGCTTTAGGTGGTATTATGCCAGCCCTATTGGGTTCGGCGATTCAAAAATCAAGTACTGCATCAGGTGCTCAAGGCCTTATGGATATTATCGGAAAACTCGATTTGGGAAGTTTAGGTAATATCGCAGGATTTTCGGTGGTGGAGCTTCCAATGTGA
- a CDS encoding thioredoxin family protein, with amino-acid sequence MKYSEIINSDTPTLVDFTASWCGPCKAMAPILEQLALNIGEKGKIIKIDVDKNPGIAEKMKIQGVPTFVLYKKGEIIWRQSGMQSLTQLQSLIENA; translated from the coding sequence ATGAAGTATTCAGAAATTATCAATAGTGATACACCAACCTTAGTGGATTTTACAGCATCGTGGTGCGGACCATGCAAAGCTATGGCTCCAATTCTCGAACAATTGGCTCTCAATATCGGAGAAAAAGGTAAGATTATCAAAATCGACGTGGACAAAAATCCGGGAATCGCTGAAAAAATGAAAATCCAGGGTGTACCCACTTTTGTCCTTTATAAAAAAGGTGAAATCATATGGCGTCAATCCGGTATGCAGTCCTTGACACAGTTGCAATCCCTGATTGAAAATGCTTAG
- a CDS encoding AAA family ATPase encodes MESLFVTNVTIKKIRHLKDLKINISDTDRKHLILTGKNGSGKTSVLNSIGSLFTNTRLMGPNFNIGLFSELIILKYNTEEQLFQKKFNETIKWNFPAIRSLKVEKSAGVKDKITSKVEDFEKFLAKKRTEQAFLSFEKENKNEVKLISEWFDKLESSLRFLFEDESLKLISKRTEDKLNFYLTSDHREEFDFNTLSSGYSSILFILFDMMQQMQNDGGSFDYTKEGIALIDEVEAHLHISLQKKILPFLTAFFPNVQFIVTTHSPFILQSLKNAVIFDLETKKRYEDFSNYSSESILETFYDMDKFGDLMKQDMDKYEALLQRVNGQNKIEILEMRKKFLEVPDIEVSYWIKDMDIRHREKIKPMLV; translated from the coding sequence ATGGAATCACTTTTTGTAACAAATGTCACTATTAAAAAGATTCGACATCTTAAGGATCTTAAAATAAATATTTCTGACACTGACAGAAAGCATCTAATACTTACGGGTAAAAATGGGAGTGGGAAGACATCGGTTTTAAACTCAATTGGTTCTTTATTTACGAATACTCGCTTAATGGGACCTAATTTTAATATTGGATTATTTAGTGAATTAATTATTTTAAAATACAATACTGAAGAACAGCTATTTCAAAAAAAATTTAATGAAACAATAAAATGGAATTTTCCAGCAATAAGAAGCTTAAAAGTGGAAAAATCTGCTGGTGTAAAAGACAAAATAACAAGTAAAGTCGAAGATTTTGAAAAATTTCTTGCAAAGAAAAGGACAGAGCAAGCCTTTTTATCCTTTGAAAAAGAAAACAAAAATGAAGTCAAATTAATTTCAGAATGGTTTGATAAATTAGAATCTTCCCTACGATTTCTGTTTGAAGATGAAAGCCTAAAGTTGATTAGCAAAAGAACAGAAGACAAATTAAATTTTTATCTTACTTCGGATCATCGGGAAGAATTTGACTTTAATACATTATCAAGTGGATATAGTTCTATTTTGTTCATCCTTTTTGATATGATGCAACAGATGCAAAATGATGGCGGAAGTTTTGATTATACCAAAGAAGGTATTGCTTTAATTGATGAAGTGGAAGCTCATTTGCATATATCACTTCAAAAAAAGATATTGCCTTTTTTGACAGCATTTTTTCCCAATGTTCAGTTTATCGTGACCACTCATTCACCTTTTATTTTACAGTCGCTCAAAAATGCTGTGATCTTTGATTTGGAAACAAAGAAGCGGTATGAAGATTTTTCAAATTATTCATCAGAAAGCATATTGGAGACATTTTATGATATGGACAAGTTTGGCGACTTGATGAAACAAGATATGGATAAGTATGAAGCATTATTACAGCGTGTGAATGGTCAGAATAAAATTGAAATTCTCGAAATGCGCAAAAAATTTTTAGAAGTACCGGATATTGAAGTTAGTTATTGGATCAAAGACATGGATATCCGACATAGAGAAAAAATCAAACCAATGTTGGTATGA
- the nadC gene encoding carboxylating nicotinate-nucleotide diphosphorylase: MEPIKDKIQLERFIFEGLYEDVKQGDHTSLACIPADDRSRAKLLVKAEGVIAGVQVAEAIFHHVDPSSVIDIKIEDGQDVQYGDIAFYVECNTRALLKAERLVLNIMQRLSGIATLSSRFAFEVEGLPVKILDTRKTTPILRFLEKWAVKVGGCYNYRTGLYDWIMIKDNHVDACGSHTEAIRQVHKYLKVNNLNLNITVEVRNLVELQEVIEVGGITRIMFDNFELPILAEAVAHVNGRFETEASGGVTLNTVRKIAETGVNFISVGALTHSAGCLDLSLKVIKD, encoded by the coding sequence GTGGAACCAATAAAAGATAAAATTCAGTTAGAGAGATTTATTTTTGAAGGACTATATGAAGATGTGAAGCAAGGAGACCATACATCGCTTGCCTGTATTCCCGCAGATGACCGCAGCCGCGCAAAGCTATTGGTAAAAGCAGAAGGCGTCATAGCTGGAGTTCAGGTAGCGGAGGCTATTTTCCACCATGTAGATCCATCATCGGTTATTGATATCAAAATAGAAGACGGACAGGATGTGCAGTATGGAGATATAGCTTTTTATGTAGAATGCAATACCCGTGCACTACTAAAAGCAGAACGACTCGTACTCAATATCATGCAAAGATTGAGTGGCATAGCTACCCTTAGCAGCAGATTTGCCTTTGAAGTGGAAGGCTTGCCGGTCAAAATTCTTGACACCCGCAAGACTACACCTATTCTAAGATTTTTGGAAAAATGGGCTGTCAAAGTCGGTGGGTGCTACAACTACAGGACAGGCTTGTATGACTGGATTATGATCAAGGACAATCATGTAGATGCCTGCGGATCGCATACAGAAGCCATCAGACAAGTACACAAATATCTGAAAGTCAATAATTTGAATCTAAATATCACAGTGGAAGTCCGTAACCTGGTAGAGCTCCAGGAAGTGATCGAAGTTGGTGGTATCACACGGATCATGTTTGACAATTTCGAATTGCCCATTCTCGCAGAGGCAGTAGCCCATGTCAATGGAAGATTTGAAACCGAAGCATCAGGAGGAGTGACTTTAAACACGGTCAGAAAAATAGCAGAGACAGGAGTTAATTTTATTTCGGTCGGTGCACTGACACATTCTGCCGGCTGTCTGGATCTGAGCCTGAAAGTCATCAAGGATTGA
- a CDS encoding LexA family transcriptional regulator, whose translation MCNIVTERYIHCIEKLKERNEIKSIRQFAISVDYHPQNMNDIMKGKRDVTIDLLKNTIEVYQINPSYIFSGIGSPFNEDGIVQQPSVKNYISRERILHIPVSAYAGYTEQFHDEVFLEDLVSFSLPDYKFQHGTYRCFDIAGDSMEPSLFAGDKVVCSQVDNNNLYSSVRNNLVYVVVLDRSVVIKRVINKIRESGIFTLISDNNFYEPFDVSVNEVREIWHVEVKISPYLPSPNNIRNAFHEEMDGMKKIIDHQSRSIQSLNQTVEKLLKQHRALV comes from the coding sequence ATGTGTAATATTGTAACAGAAAGATATATCCATTGTATCGAAAAGCTTAAAGAACGCAATGAAATAAAGTCGATAAGACAGTTTGCGATTTCTGTAGATTATCATCCTCAAAATATGAATGATATCATGAAAGGCAAACGAGATGTTACCATAGATCTGCTGAAAAACACCATCGAAGTATATCAAATCAACCCCAGCTATATCTTTTCAGGTATCGGATCTCCATTCAATGAAGACGGTATTGTGCAGCAGCCATCAGTGAAAAATTATATTTCCAGAGAACGTATCCTTCATATACCAGTATCAGCATATGCAGGTTATACAGAGCAGTTTCATGATGAAGTTTTTTTGGAGGACTTAGTTAGTTTTTCACTCCCGGATTACAAATTCCAACATGGTACCTACAGGTGCTTTGATATCGCAGGAGATAGCATGGAGCCTTCTCTTTTTGCAGGTGATAAAGTAGTTTGCTCACAAGTAGATAACAACAATCTTTACAGCTCCGTCAGAAATAATCTGGTTTATGTTGTGGTCCTTGATAGATCTGTAGTGATCAAAAGAGTCATTAATAAAATCAGAGAATCCGGCATATTTACCTTAATATCTGACAACAACTTTTATGAACCATTTGACGTATCCGTAAATGAAGTCAGAGAAATCTGGCATGTAGAAGTAAAAATATCGCCATATCTCCCTTCTCCAAATAACATCAGAAATGCATTCCATGAAGAAATGGACGGTATGAAAAAAATCATAGATCACCAATCAAGATCAATTCAGTCATTGAATCAAACTGTAGAAAAACTTCTGAAACAACACAGGGCTTTAGTGTAG